The following proteins are encoded in a genomic region of Takifugu rubripes chromosome 21, fTakRub1.2, whole genome shotgun sequence:
- the LOC101075265 gene encoding LHFPL tetraspan subfamily member 2a protein-like: protein MCRVIVTCRSMLWTLLSIVVAFAELIAFMSPDWLMGFPRSDSNAGGAGVDSREYRPSLGLYSRCLRIGSRGVGVSCGPYAGAFGEVASGFWQAAMLFLAAGTFVLGGVAFISIFSLCFQSILKKSLFNICGLLQAIAGLLLMVGLMLYPAGWGSEKVRSYCGPEASPFRPALCSLGWAFYAAIGGTLASFLCAVLSAQAEIATSSDKVQEEIEEGKSLICVL, encoded by the exons ATGTGTCGTGTTATTGTAACATGTCGCTCCATGCTCTGGACTCTGCTCAGCATCGTAGTGGCTTTTGCTGAGCTCATCGCGTTTATGAGCCCTGATTGGTTGATGGGGTTCCCTCGCTCAGACTCCAACGCGGGCGGAGCTGGTGTGGACTCCAGAGAATACAGGCCGTCTCTCGGCCTGTACAGCCGCTGCCTTCGCATAGGCTCCCGGGGAGTCGGGGTGAGCTGCGGGCCCTACGCTGGCGCCTTTGGAGAGGTCGCCAGTGGCTTCTGGCAGGCGGCCATGTTGTTCCTGGCTGCAGGGACATTCGTGCTGGGAGGAGTggccttcatctccatctttaGCCTCTGCTTCCAAAGCATCCTAAAGAAGAGCTTATTCAATATCTGTGGACTGCTGCAGGCGATCGCAG ggctgctgctgatggtgggccTCATGTTGTACCCGGCCGGCTGGGGTTCGGAGAAGGTGCGCAGTTACTGCGGGCCCGAGGCGTCGCCCTTCAGGCCCGCCCTGTGCTCTCTGGGCTGGGCCTTCTACGCAGCCATCGGAGGAACACTGGCGAGCTTCCTGTGTGCTGTCCTGTCCGCGCAGGCTGAGATCGCCACCTCCAGCGATAAGGTTCAGGAGGAAATCGAGGAGGGGAAGAGTCTGATCTGTGTGCTCTGA
- the ykt6 gene encoding synaptobrevin homolog YKT6, which yields MKLYSLCVIYKGATKANLLKAAYDLSSFSFFQRSSVQEFMTFTSALIVERSTQGSRASVKEQEYLCHVYVRNDNLSAVVIADTEYPQRVCFSLLEKVLEEFSRQVDSINWPSGNPESINYKALDIHLAKYQNPREADAMTKVQAELDETKIILHNTMESLLDRGEKLDDLVAKSEHLGNQSKAFYKTARKQNSCCEIM from the exons ATGAAGCTCTACAGCCTCTGTGTCATCTATAAAGGAGCCACCAAAGCCAACCTCCTCAAAGCGGCCTATGACCTTTCCTCCTTCAGTTTTTTCCAGCGCTCCAG TGTTCAAGAGTTCATGACCTTCACCAGTGCCTTGATTGTTGAACGGTCAACACAGGGAAGCCGTGCCTCCGTCAAAGAACAAG AGTACCTGTGTCACGTGTATGTCAGGAACGACAACCTCAGTGCTGTGGTCATTGCAGACACCGAGTACCCACAGAGAGTGTGTTTCTCTTTACTAGAGAAG GTGTTAGAGGAATTCTCCAGGCAGGTGGACAGTATAAACTGGCCCTCTGGTAATCCTGAAAGCATCAATTACAAAGCCTTGGACATTCACCTCGCTAAATACCAG aACCCCAGAGAAGCAGATGCAATGACCAAAGTGCAGGCCGAGCTGGATGAGACCAAGATTATTTTG CACAACACCATGGAAAGTCTTTTAGACAGGGGAGAAAAACTGGACGACCTCGTGGCAAAGTCAGAACATCTGGGGAACCAGTCCAAGGCCTTCTACAAGACC GCACGGAAACAGAACTCCTGCTGCGAAATCATGTGA